TCTCTCCAAGCGGTGGTTTGGATGTCACCTCTCTCCAGGTGTTGGCGGTGGCTGCagcttttcttttcttttcttccccgTCTTGTCTGCTATCGCCTGATTGCATGCGCAAGACATCGTTTCGTCTCTGCACCTGACCAGTCATCACTGGTCAGACAGGTAGACAGACAGGTGGGCTGGCgtgtctcgtctcgtctcgtccaaGCTCAGCTCCACGGGGGAGAGACATTGGTTCCCAGGCTTGTCAACCCATGAACCCCTCGGCTACGACGAGAGAGAACCACTGGTAGGTCGTCCACGGGAACATGACGATAGGCAGCGGACACACCGAACAGGCCAGAGAATGAGATCGAAAGGGCAGTGGGGGGACCCATCTCCTATTGCTTCTAGAAGGCCCAGTCTCATCTCTTCTGACCTTCGGTCTGCAGCTTGGCCTCTATGGGCCATGCACCATGGACCATGAACCGTAAACCATCATCATGCAGGGGCCCGGATTTCCAGATCGTGCTTCACTCATAATTTCCGAGAAATCTACAAGAAGCCTGGCATCCGTGAGATCTGAATCGACGGGTGCAAGTCGGCTACGAGTCGTCCGATTCGCAGTGACAACCACCTATTGTAGAGGGTGTATCTGTACCTTACAGTACGGAGACATAGTAGGTAGGAAGGCATACCTACAAATTACGATACAGACCACGACCGCACGGTCCCCAGCTACCCACTGCCGGGCTGCCTTCATATTGTCAGGTCGTTTCAAGTGAAGCATTCACTGCACCCCTTACTGTACTGCCTCGTCTTACTCTGTACTCTGCACGGATACTATGTACTCTCTTCTGCTACGTACTCTAATCTTGTATCCAGTTGCATATTCCCAGTTCTCCATTGTCTGCACAAATCAGCTCATAACTCGCCTCTTTGCGTATAGAACCACTTGCAACCACTCAAACAAAACGTCGTCGGACCCGCCATCTGCCGGCCGCGGCACCCACACCAACCATCGCCCGCGTCCGCACGCGCCCCGGTCCATGTCCCAACACGCCGCCGGCATTGCTATCATGGACCACGCCGGCATCTCCCAGCGACGCCAGCCCGTCTTGCGGAGGACCCGCTTCGTCTGTGTCTCCGACACCCACAACACCGCCGTCAAGCTGCCCAAGGGCGACGTGTTGATCCACGCGGGGGACCTGACAAACCAGGGCAGCTATCCCGAGGTACGTGGCCGTGTGTGCTCCGTCAACGGGGTCGGGGTGCTTCCTTGTAGTCTGAATTGTTCGACTCAGCCGCCGTTCGGCCTCCATGTGGGAGGCGTTCGGCCAGAGATGAACCTGTGTCTGAGCATGTGTGAACATGTTTCGTGGCAACGAGTAAACAAACATGCCCGAGCATGGCACACCCAGTGGCGCTTGCGTCATTCTTGTCTGCATCAGGCTGTCAGAACGTTAGACTGTCGGAATGTCTCGAGATACTGAGCTGACGTCGTGCCTAGTTATCGCGGGCTGTTCAATGGCTTGAAAAGGCCGACTTTGAATCCAAGATTGTCATCGCAGGTAACACCAGTCCCTCGCTCGCTCTCCCATCTCATCCTTCATCCGTCCACCTCCAAAAAAACCGCATGCTGACTCCCTCGACCAGGCAACCATGACTTGACTCTGGACTCGACTTTTTATGCTGAACATGGAGGTCACTTCCACAACCAGACACCACAATCGCCTGACGACTGCATCGCCCTCTTCACCAGCTCTCCGACGATAACGTACCTCAAACACGAATCGACGACCATCCGCCTTTCGTCGCCCTCTGGGCCACACACAtccttctccatcttcgGGTCGCCGTACTCGCCGCGTAATGGCCTCTGGGCTTTTGGTTACGATGCGCCCCAGCACTCCTCCAgcctcggtgccgccgccgacctgccCACGCTATGGGACGACGTCccgctcgacgccgacatcgtcgtGACGCACACCCCGCCACGCACCCACTGCGACGAGTCTCGCGCTCGCCGGGCCGCCGGCTGCGAGGCTTTGAGACGCGCCCTGTGGCGTGTGAGGCCGCGCCTTGCGGTTTGCGGGCATGTCCACGAAGGCCGCGGCGCCCAACGCGTCCGCTGGGACGTAGAGTGCGGCAACATCGCATTCAAGGAGGAAGGCACTGAAGAGTGGCTTGATCCTGGCCAGGGGAACAAGCAATCCCTTGTGAACCTGACAGCCAAGGGCGGGAATCCTTTACGGAACGATGGTTCCCACCCGAAGCCCCAGCAGCCCGAGACCGCAGACACCACCGCCTCGATCCCGTCCACTTCTGACAGGACGATTTCTGGAAGCGCCGCCGAACCCGGGCTCGGCACGCGGGGCCTCGGAAGAGATCCGACCTCGCCGCGAAGCGATACGGCCGCGCTGGCCGGCCGCCGTGGACGACGGGAGACGTGCGTCGTCAACTgcgccatcatggccaagAGCTACCCACATGTCGGCGGCAAGACGATCAACAagcccatcgtcgtcgatctGGACCTGCCCGTGTGGGAGTGGACGCGCGACGGAATGCCTCAGTTCGTGTATGCGGAGGGGTGACGGGCTCAACTTGCAGAGACGGTCGAGCCGATGTTTTCAAGACGTTCGAAACCACTCGCCAGCAGCGGGGGGTAACCGTCGTTTCTTTCGGCGGAGAATTCGATCAATGGTTGCAGATCAGCATTAGCGCCACATCGTCAAAACGGAGTTCAAACAACCGATCAAACAAGACAGACGAGGCTTTCCGTTCATGTTAGCCCGATGCCCTAGTACACAACCTACATCGCCTGGCTGCGGTCTGAGAACCGGCCTGCATTTACGTGTCGTCTGTCATTTCTGGGCCGAGCGCGCCgtgacgatggcgaagacggccgCATTGCTACTTCGGAAAGATTCGGGATTGGACCTGGGTGCCCTGCCTCACGCCTCGCCAGGTCAGTCCAGATGTAGTACCTTTGCCGAGTTCTGTAGTTAGTCGACGGCTCTGTCTaggcgaggcggcggtcaGCGAGGCACGACAGCCTCGCAATACTCGTGTAGTCTGGCGAGTGCTGGACGCTATCACCAGCCGGGTGCCTATTTCTTGCACGTTGTGGACGAGGCTCGAGGGGATTGGCACGCAGGACTACCTTCGGTGACAGAAGGCCGCCCAGTCCATCCCAGCTTCGGTACCCCTAAGTATCCTAGCATCAGTATCCCTGAGCATCTTAAGATAGTAGTTCGTAACGAATCACCGTTTCTTTTCAGCGTGCTACAAAGCGTCTCCCGTGGCGTGAGACCATCGATATCGAGGGAGAGAGCGAGACTTCCCGCCAGCTGAGGCCACTCGCTGCTCGAGACAGTCTCAACGACGGCGCTGCCCGGGAGTGCCTCGCCGCCTGTCACACCGAGTCCCTGCAAACCCGACAGCACCAGTATGCGAGGGAGGCTTTAAGACGGAGGGCCGTCTCGCGCTCGACGTATGTCGAAGACCAGGGCAGACGGGTATGCGGCTGCTGATCGTCAAAGGGACTaataggggggggggggggggggggggggggggaggggtgaaCGGCACAGCACGCACCCGCCCAGACGAAGTGAGTCGCTTGATGCTCTTTGGCCGCGGCTTGGTCTGGCGTAGCTCGTACACCGCCGTTCAGTCTCGGATCATCAGACTTTCTCGCGAGCCGGGCGGACCGGGCGAACCGGGCCATCACAGACGCCAAACCCCCCGCGACCTCAGACGAGCCCGTCTCCCGTCCCAGGGCCCAGGGCATTATACCCCAGATGTGGCACGAAGAGCGACTTCACCGTAAAAGGGGAGAACGAGGAGTGTCTTCGACGTAGAAGCCAAATTGCACAACGCGTTCTGAGAGCATCCTACCTCATCCGATCAATATGGAAAAGTAGGAACCCATTCGTCTCCCAAGGGTCTCGGCGAACCGCGTGACTGCGTCTAGACGCTTGTTTCGTTTGCATATGGTCCAACCAACCACAGCTTGATCCTCACTCAAACGGCCTTTGTCCCTGGATTCTCCCAAGAGGAAGGACAGACGTACACCCCGGGACTCATTGAATGAAGTGTAGACAGGCCTTGGATGGGAGGCATAGATGGTCTCGGTGCCCGTCCTCTGACATCGCAACACTCCCCCGGTTCGGCATACACGAAACACCACGAGGCGCGATGTGACCAGCTCCATCTCACAATACACGCACACGCGGacgcacacatacacacacacacacacatcgtCGGGGTCTGGACGACCCAAGTCACCTCAGTCACTCCTCCCCTCACACTTCTCCACGAAACGTCTCATGTCACCCATACAAGCTAATGCCGTGACACCTCAAGCCCCTCGTCAGCCTGGGCGCACCAActaaggggggggggaaccGTCCCATCTTCCCGAGATCCTCCACGATGCCCAACGTACACGTTGCCGAGCACCGTGTAGACCGCCTCCCCATCAGGCTGCGAACAGGAGACGCCAATCGGTCCCCGTTTATTGCACTTTCTCGACGCACGCTTGACGGACTCGGACGCCTTGTTCATTGTACTTGACGTTGCGCTCGCCTTTCGAATAGGAGACCACTGGGGAGGCATGTAAGTCAGTttgggggcggggggggcTTTTCCATCCCTCTGCTTAGGGAGATGGACAcctgcctcgccgccgagatcgagacCTCCCCTTCCTTACACTGAcccttcctcgacgacgaaaGCGCGACGAGCATTATCTCGGACATCCCGCTCGCGAGAAGCGGCGCCGAGCCCTTACATCCAGAACTGTCTTAGGCGCCGTTGCTGATGTGAGAGCAAAgcctccccctcccacccggcACAGCACGACATGAACCCCCAAGAAAGAACCTCAGGCTATATCGGTTACCCATATGGATAGACCGCCTGCGCTGATGTGAGACGGCACCCAGCCAGCCTTACCCGCCACGACAAGCCGGACGTCAGCACGAACGACCCAGATATCGGGGTCCGTCAGCGAAAAGATTCCGTACGAGCTTCGAGGGGAGGGTCCCGGCCATATACCCAGGCAGCGGTCCGCCCTCTCCATGCTGCCCCCCCATATCCCTTCTCGTGGAACACAACGTCGATAGCCTGTCTGGTGCGTCCCGCGCGCCCGCGTCTATCCATTTTGGACCTATCACCATGACGCCAGTGTCCATCCCGTCCAATCCCCTTCATATCCGCCCTTTCGCCCGCCATCCGGCTTTCCCATTGGACTTGGCAGATATATCTGATGTCTGGATGCCTGATCCGTATAAAAGTACGTATGGAAGAGGGACGAGAAGAAAGCGTGGGAGaattgggggagggggggtgccTGGGCCTCCCGCGCCCCCGGCCTGCATCTCGATCCTGTactcggcggccggggaccccccccccccccccccctctctctctccccccttcttgcTTTCTTATTCCTTCCCATGAACCCCCTATTCCCGTGCTTGTACGCTTTGTTGCGTTCTGTCGTCGTCCGACCAAGGCTGAGGGGGATGTGGACCGCTGTCAACTCGAACCCGGCCGCTCGCCGTGGCATACGGACGTCAGTCACGCAGGCACGGGCGATGCGAGAGGGTTAAGCTTTTCTCGCGCTGTTATTCACACCGCGGTCAAGGCAGAACCAGTaaagaaggacgaggaacAAATGGAAatggaaaggggggggggggggggttggttggGAGAACTGGCTCCTCACCCGCATGGCCGCCCGTCTGGCCATCTACCCGGCTCCGAATGCCTGATACTGCATGTGCACGCCGCGCGACGGCCaatggcgccgccgagggggaCATACACCGCGTGTGCCGGATCCCCCCCAAGGCACGCATGCCGTCCGTCCTCGCCCGCAAGGACCCCTTTCGAGGAAACACCGGGGTAGCGGGATTAGGACAAGCTTCGAGAGCCCAGGAGGAGTGATCGGCGGCTTGGGAACTCACGCGGATGCCGCTACATCAATCAAGCAACTCGGGTGTGCCTCCCACATCCTGTCAGCCATACAGCACGCGGCGTAGAGCCGGTTggctggaggggggaggggggggttgtttACGCAGTCGGTGCTTCAACAATAGAGGACAGCTTCTTCGGGCCCTTTGACCAGTCTGCTCGGTCCCTCGCGGCCGCTGTCGCTGTTCTTCTCCAAAACGGAGCAcgagaaggggaggggacggaCGAGGCACGcagaggaggcggcggcggcagcacccCCCAGCCTCGCCATGCAGAGCCGAACGTGAATACGTGCAGATGAGCGCTTGTCGAGCACCCAATGAGGGGGCACGGTGGGGAGTCCAAGACAGGAGCTGCTCTGGAAAAGGAATggaaaaggagggggaggggggacttGCGAGCCCAGAATGAGATGCGGCGGCTGGGTGCGGGTGCGATGATGTGTGACGCGACGGGATCGGAATCGCGGGGTTTGGTGGGGTCTTCGAGTCTGTAAGAGAGACACCGGtttccttcctccctccctcccttccttccttcctgcTATTATGTCCCATATTCCAAAGAGTCAGTCAGGTGGGTGGGTAGACGATGGATGATGGGTGGATAGATAGATGATGGTGTTGGCCATCGAGATTCCGCCTGGTGGAGTTTGGTGCCGCTGATTCTCATGGAAACCCCCGACTTGTCCCCTCTCCTTGCAACACATCCAGCCCGGCGACAAGAAGCGGCAAACGAGGGAAAACCTCTCGGGTTGAGCAGCAAGCCTCGTCGCATGGACGAAAACCCGATCGAAGAGCTGTCCGGTCAAGCTTCGCAATGCCAGGAACACCTCACCGCCAAGGGAGGCAGCCATGTCCCAGCGAAAATAAAgggaaaccccccccccattaGTATTAATAGATACATACTTTAGCACAGCCCAAGTATCGCAAAGACTGTGACACTAGCAATTGGCCGGCCAGAGCCCACGTAGAACTGGTCCCGACGAGGAAAAATGCCTCTTTTTCTCGAAGCCGTTTCCTTGTAATGATCGCCAGGTCTACTCCAGAGTCGCTGTGGGCACTATGTTATCCACCGGGTGACCCGACGAAATCTTGTACTGCATAGCGGTCTCCAAGTATTAGGTTCGGTGCCAAAAAAGATGGGATGGCATTCCGGGAGTTCTgtaagtgtgtgtgtgtgagtgtgtgtgttggCGCCGTACCCGCTCCAAGGTAACAAACTCCAACTGGCAACTGACCGGACCGGCGGTCTCTTTGTGCACCTGTATCGTTGATAGGCCATCGGGCGCCGTCCCAGAGCTCCGAGTCGTCGGTACGTCGAAGCGTTTGCTGGGAAAatcccggccgccgaggcggaagCTGAGCGGTTTTCTCCTGAAGATTTTCACGGGAGCGTACGAGGGGCTTCCCTGGAAGAGCTTCGGCAATGGCGAAGCGGACGGGCATGGTCTCTGCTCGTGAGTTGTCCGTTGGTCGCTCACTCCtcactctcattctcacCTCACTCTTGTCCTGTCGTATTGCCCACATGTTTGAGACGGCAGCATGTGCAGACCACTGAGACCAGCTGTGGAAGCCGAGCAGCCTTTCGCCTGCTGCATCTCAGACGGTTGGTCGATCGCTGCCCCCCCCCGCACCAATCCGATCGAGCTGCAAACCGTACCAAGAGCAGATGGATGCGGATGTCTCTTGGACTGGTATTAATTAGCTGGTAGTCGAGGGAGACATTGACCCATGACCGCCAGAGACGGCAAGGCTATGCTCAAACTTGGCCGGCTATCCACACGGTTCAGGTGATCATCCGCCGTGGAGAAGCCGGAGCTGGGCCCGCCTGCGCAcgagacaagacgagacgggggggggggggggtccgATTCGGTTCCTCTCAAACCATTGGCCCAGACGGTGCTGACCGCTAAAACGTGAAACCCCTTTACcaccggccggccgccaAGGGCCAGTAAGGACAGGCGATGTCAAGCTGTCGATGATACTGCTGAGGGGTAAGAGACAGAAGAGCCCCTCCAAGGCCCCCTTGTGGTCGCGGAATAACCCCCTCAGAGGCGTCCAAGGCAAGGTACCCTATCCGTACGCTACTTGGTTGGACCTAAACTGGCATATCGGAAAACATGATTCGAGCACTGTGATGCACCTCATGATGCGGCATCTGGCCGAGAAAAATCTCCCGTAGACGAGTTCCTACTCGCTGTGTCTTGGTCGCAGCTGGGGGAGCCTCTGTCTGACTGGCTGAGAATGCCTGTCATGTTTCGTCTGATTTGTTGGCGCGGGAGGCGGTCTTGTCTTTTCACGTCCTGCTTCTCTGATCCAATAGAGGACTGACGCGGGCCACCTTTTCAGCATGCTGCAAGTGAGAGACGTATTTCACGTGGAAAGACAGAGGGATGAAGGAGTTCGTGCCGGTTTTTGCACATGTTCGTTGGAGGGTGAATCTTCCTGAGACATACTAGAAAGGGGTGCGCTTCTGTTCTCGTGCTGGTACTTGGGCTGTGAGGATGAAGGTTTGTTCCTGTTTCCGATCGGCCAGGCGGTCGCTGACACGCGACCTCGTGTAGTGACGACGGACCCATCACGAGAAAGAAGGCGTGGGATGCGATGGTGCGAGGCACATGTCCCCCGAGGGTCGAATCGAATGGTCCTGGAAGTCGGATGGGTGGTGATATTGTGTGATGGAGGGTGCGATAGGCCTGTCTGGGACTGAGGACGGTGGGTGGTGTCATGCACGCTCTTTGCGGTGTTCGCCGTCAGTGGCCGATAGTGACCCTGAGAGACCCGCCGTCCCAGGAccggaggggaaggggggcgcTTACTTACTCGACCTACTAGTATAGAGGGCGAATTCGGAGCCCTTGCAGGTTTGCCGGCGATGGTAGCGAACAATGCTTCCCAGCGACAAGCAAGCAGCAGTCGGCTCCACACAGTCTAAGGCAAGAAAGATTCCACCAAAAGCTGGCGGCCTCCATTGGCCGCTAACCAGTGGCATCTGGACCTAGCGAGTAAGTTGGATGGCTGCAAGCTGCCACCAGTCGACGAGAGACGCAGGGCAGACGCAGCAATGGATGGGAGTTGTGGATTCGGCAAAATGGAAAAAAattgaagaaaaaaaaagcctgTGAAGAGGTCCCTCCCAGTCTCCGAGGCAAGTTCCTCTTGAGACATGGCCGAGACCGAGCAAAAGGGTGTGAAGGTCTTGCGAGATGGAGCGATACTCGACGCTCGCTCAGACTGCTAGGTGccatctctctctgtttGGCCTAAATGACGTTGTCCCGAGTTGATGGGGGCGGGAGCCAGGCCAAACAAACGACGGATGACCGGCGGCTGGACAAGTTTACTCCCTTATCCTCTCCTCTCGCCGTGTCTTTCCTGGGTCCTGCAGCTAAAAAAGCATGGGCAGCCAGTGgaatgccgccgccgttggctCTTGGCACCCTCCCCGGCGTGAGGTGACGAGGGCCATGTGTCGTCGCCTGCGTGTTTGCTTGCTCCttgtcccccctccctccctccctcccagGACGTCCTCGTCTCTGATGGCTATCAATCCTTGTGCGCGTTCCCGGCGGAAAGGGCCAAATaatcgtcgacgacgactaACACAGTCCAAGTTGTGCTAGCCTCGTATGGCATATCGACGCGGACCACGGCGCACCCATGACTTTGCTGGCGGCGTCTCTTTGGCTGTCGACGGCAGGTCTGATATCATGGAGAGAAGGCC
This genomic interval from Colletotrichum higginsianum IMI 349063 chromosome 9, whole genome shotgun sequence contains the following:
- a CDS encoding Calcineurin-like phosphoesterase encodes the protein MYSLLLRTLILYPVAYSQFSIVCTNQLITRLFAYRTTCNHSNKTSSDPPSAGRGTHTNHRPRPHAPRSMSQHAAGIAIMDHAGISQRRQPVLRRTRFVCVSDTHNTAVKLPKGDVLIHAGDLTNQGSYPELSRAVQWLEKADFESKIVIAGNHDLTLDSTFYAEHGGHFHNQTPQSPDDCIALFTSSPTITYLKHESTTIRLSSPSGPHTSFSIFGSPYSPRNGLWAFGYDAPQHSSSLGAAADLPTLWDDVPLDADIVVTHTPPRTHCDESRARRAAGCEALRRALWRVRPRLAVCGHVHEGRGAQRVRWDVECGNIAFKEEGTEEWLDPGQGNKQSLVNLTAKGGNPLRNDGSHPKPQQPETADTTASIPSTSDRTISGSAAEPGLGTRGLGRDPTSPRSDTAALAGRRGRRETCVVNCAIMAKSYPHVGGKTINKPIVVDLDLPVWEWTRDGMPQFVYAEG